From a region of the Actinomadura luzonensis genome:
- the gatA gene encoding Asp-tRNA(Asn)/Glu-tRNA(Gln) amidotransferase subunit GatA gives MSLIRKTAAELGAMIAGGEVSAVEVAEAHLDRMAEVEPKVRAFLHVDREVTLEQARAVDARLRAGEKLGPLAGVPIAHKDIFTTRDMPTTAASKILEGWRPPYDATVTRRLREAGLVILGKTNLDEFAMGSSTENSAYHPTHNPWDLTKVPGGSSGGSSAAVAAYEAPLSTGTDTGGSIRQPASVTGIVGMKPTYGGSSRYGLIAFASSLDTPGPFARNVLDAALLHEAFSGHDPMDSTSIDAPVPSVVEAARNPDIAGLRVGVVKEFSGEGYQAGVLARYHEAVKLLESLGATVVEVSCPSFTTALPAYYLIAPSECSSNLARFDAMRYGLRVGDDGTRSAEEVMALTRAAGFGPEVKRRIMLGTYALSSGYYDAYYGQAQKVRTVIAREFEAAYQQVDVLVSPTTPTTAFPIGERADDPMAMYLADLCTIPSNLAGNAAMSVPCGLADEDGLPVGLQIMAPVLADDRCYRVGAAVERALESRWGGSLLSQAPEL, from the coding sequence ATGAGCCTGATCCGCAAGACCGCCGCCGAGCTGGGGGCGATGATCGCCGGGGGCGAGGTGTCGGCCGTCGAGGTGGCCGAGGCGCACCTCGACCGCATGGCCGAGGTGGAGCCCAAGGTCAGGGCGTTCCTGCACGTGGACCGCGAGGTCACGCTGGAGCAGGCGCGGGCCGTAGACGCCCGGCTGCGGGCGGGCGAGAAGCTCGGGCCGCTGGCCGGCGTGCCGATCGCGCACAAGGACATCTTCACCACCCGCGACATGCCGACCACCGCCGCCTCCAAGATCCTGGAGGGCTGGCGGCCGCCGTACGACGCGACCGTCACCCGGCGGCTGCGCGAGGCCGGGCTGGTCATCCTGGGCAAGACGAACCTCGACGAGTTCGCGATGGGCTCCTCCACGGAGAACTCCGCCTACCACCCGACCCACAACCCGTGGGACCTGACGAAGGTGCCGGGCGGCTCGTCCGGCGGCTCCAGCGCCGCCGTGGCCGCCTACGAGGCGCCGCTGTCCACCGGCACCGACACCGGTGGCTCGATCCGGCAGCCCGCCTCGGTGACCGGCATCGTGGGCATGAAGCCGACCTACGGCGGTTCGTCCCGCTACGGCCTCATCGCCTTCGCCAGCTCTCTCGACACCCCGGGCCCCTTCGCCCGCAACGTGCTCGACGCGGCGCTGCTGCACGAGGCGTTCTCCGGCCACGACCCGATGGACTCCACCTCCATCGACGCCCCTGTCCCGAGCGTGGTCGAGGCGGCCCGCAACCCCGACATCGCGGGGCTGCGCGTCGGCGTCGTCAAGGAGTTCTCCGGCGAGGGCTACCAGGCCGGCGTGCTGGCCCGCTACCACGAGGCCGTCAAGCTGCTGGAGTCGCTGGGCGCCACGGTGGTCGAGGTGTCCTGCCCGTCGTTCACCACCGCGCTGCCGGCGTACTACCTGATCGCGCCGTCGGAGTGCTCGTCCAACCTGGCCCGCTTCGACGCCATGCGCTACGGCCTGCGCGTCGGCGACGACGGCACCCGCAGCGCCGAGGAGGTCATGGCGCTGACCCGGGCCGCCGGCTTCGGCCCCGAGGTCAAGCGGCGCATCATGCTCGGCACGTACGCGCTGTCCAGCGGCTACTACGACGCCTACTACGGCCAGGCGCAGAAGGTCCGCACCGTCATCGCGCGCGAGTTCGAGGCCGCCTACCAGCAGGTCGACGTGCTGGTCTCGCCGACCACGCCGACCACGGCGTTCCCGATCGGCGAGCGCGCCGACGACCCGATGGCGATGTACCTCGCCGACCTGTGCACCATCCCGTCCAACCTGGCGGGCAACGCGGCCATGTCGGTGCCGTGCGGCCTCGCCGACGAGGACGGCCTGCCGGTCGGCCTGCAGATCATGGCCCCGGTGCTCGCCGACGACCGCTGCTACCGCGTGGGCGCCGCCGTCGAGCGCGCCCTGGAGAGCCGCTGGGGCGGCAGCCTGCTGTCCCAGGCTCCGGAGCTTTAG
- the gatC gene encoding Asp-tRNA(Asn)/Glu-tRNA(Gln) amidotransferase subunit GatC — MSAITRDEVAHLARLSRLALTDDELDHYATQLDAIIESVAKVAEVAAEDVPPSSHALPLTNVFRADEVRPSLTPEQALSGAPAVEDDRFQVPRILGEEA, encoded by the coding sequence TGTCCGCCATAACCCGCGACGAGGTCGCACACCTGGCCCGGTTGTCCAGGCTGGCGCTCACGGACGACGAGCTCGACCACTACGCCACCCAGCTCGATGCCATCATCGAGTCGGTCGCGAAGGTGGCCGAGGTCGCCGCCGAGGACGTGCCGCCTTCGTCGCACGCGCTCCCGCTCACCAATGTCTTCCGTGCCGACGAGGTGCGCCCGTCCCTGACCCCCGAGCAGGCGCTGTCCGGCGCCCCCGCCGTCGAGGACGACCGCTTCCAGGTGCCGCGCATCCTCGGGGAGGAGGCATGA